A genomic stretch from Thalassophryne amazonica chromosome 18, fThaAma1.1, whole genome shotgun sequence includes:
- the LOC117531443 gene encoding urotensin-2 receptor, whose product MTTVSTELVGGVLTERPNATDPPVISPDDTAATFTIGTILSIMCLIGVSGNIYTLVVMCHSMKTAASMYIYIISLALADLLYLLTIPFVVCTHFLKGWYFGDAGCRILISMDFLTMHASIFTLTVMSTERYFAVLKPLDTVKRSKSYRKAIALLVWAASLILTLPMIVSIQLMLVGKKSMCHSTLSPLSYKVYISFLFCTSIVAPGLIIGYLYIQLARTYWVSQTKTFKQSNKLPNQKVLYLIFTIVLLFWACFLPFWIWQLLGQFHPLLLLSNKAKRNINYLTTCLTYSNSCINPFLYTLLTKNYKEYLRKHKRSWSAGNYFKRRGRSSHRSLSASSQHCTESFMLTASLRAQNSSL is encoded by the exons ATGACCACGGTGTCCACGGAGCTGGTAGGAGGAGTCCTGACTGAAAGGCCCAATGCCACCGACCCGCCTGTGATCTCGCCCGATGACACAGCCGCCACATTTACCATCGGCACCATCCTGTCCATCATGTGCCTCATCGGAGTCTCAGGGAACATCTACACTCTGGTGGTCATGTGCCATTCCATGAAAACCGCCGCCTCAATGTACATCTACATCATCAGCCTGGCTCTGGCAGACCTGCTGTATCTCCTCACCATCCCCTTCGTCGTCTGCACACACTTCCTGAAGGGATGGTACTTTGGCGATGCAGGGTGTCGGATTCTCATCAGCATGGACTTCCTGACCATGCATGCTAGCATCTTCACACTGACAGTCATGAGCACGGAGCGATATTTTGCTGTGCTCAAGCCGCTCGACACCGTcaagcggtctaaaagttaccgGAAGGCCATCGCCCTGCTGGTGTGGGCCGCTTCTCTCATCCTGACGCTGCCGATGATCGTCAGCATCCAGCTAATGCTCGTGGGCAAAAAGTCCATGTGCCATTCCACATTGTCGCCGCTCTCCTACAAGGTTTACATCAGCTTCCTGTTTTGCACAAGCATCGTGGCTCCAGGCCTGATCATTGGCTATCTCTACATCCAGCTCGCACGCACTTACTGGGTTTCACAGACGAAGACCTTCAAGCAGTCCAACAAACTTCCCAATCAAAAG GTGCTGTACCTGATCTTCACCATTGTACTTCTTTTCTGGGCTTGCTTCCTGCCCTTCTGGATCTGGCAGCTGCTGGGTCAGTTCCATCCCTTGCTGTTGCTGTCCAACAAAGCCAAGCGCAACATTAACTACCTGACGACGTGCCTGACGTACTCCAACAGCTGCATCAACCCCTTCCTCTACACGCTCCTCACCAAGAACTACAAGGAGTACCTGAGGAAGCACAAGCGGTCCTGGTCAGCTGGAAACTACTTCAAGAGGAGGGGGCGCTCATCCCACAGGTCGCTGTCAGCCAGCAGTCAGCACTGCACGGAGAGTTTCATGCTCACGGCCTCTCTGCGCGCACAGAACAGCAGTTTGTGA